The following proteins are co-located in the Streptomyces bottropensis ATCC 25435 genome:
- a CDS encoding acyl-CoA dehydrogenase family protein has protein sequence MEHVFTTQDHEDLRQRVREFAERVVRPLIPEMEASRTALVGLSRQIAQQGWIGATIDPAYGGMGAGHLAKTVIIEELSRVSGAMGAMVQASQLGVAKIVHFGDDSQKRAWLPRIAAGEVLPTIAVTEPGSGGHVAGMESSAVRDGDDYILNGRKIFVGNSHVGDVHGVVVRTGPGSQGMTAFLVESDRPGFSLAEQVPSMGLHGFSFGELVFDNCRVPAANRLGEEGEGLAVAYSSSVLYGRLNLTAVSLGIHQAVFEETARYCGETQRYGKPLGHLPNIKIELGRMLQRLTLARQSAYLAAHLLDQGRPCDIELMSAKLFNVESSIESAQASVKMHAACGLFTDRPLERYLRDAFHIYAPAGTSEIQGLRLGEFALGENKGQWSERLADLVRTPPPESREPAPDPVPVGELV, from the coding sequence GTGGAACACGTCTTCACCACCCAGGACCACGAGGATCTACGGCAGCGCGTACGGGAGTTCGCCGAGCGCGTGGTACGCCCGCTGATACCCGAGATGGAGGCCTCCCGCACCGCACTGGTGGGGCTCTCCCGGCAGATCGCCCAACAGGGCTGGATCGGCGCCACGATCGACCCGGCCTACGGCGGCATGGGCGCGGGCCACCTTGCCAAGACCGTCATCATCGAGGAACTGTCCCGTGTCAGCGGCGCGATGGGGGCCATGGTCCAGGCCTCCCAGCTGGGTGTCGCGAAGATCGTCCACTTCGGCGACGACAGCCAGAAGAGGGCCTGGCTGCCGAGGATCGCCGCGGGAGAGGTGCTGCCGACCATCGCGGTCACCGAGCCGGGGTCGGGGGGCCATGTGGCCGGCATGGAGAGCAGCGCGGTCCGGGACGGCGACGACTACATCCTCAACGGCCGCAAGATCTTCGTGGGCAACAGCCATGTGGGCGACGTGCACGGTGTCGTGGTCCGCACCGGTCCGGGCTCCCAGGGCATGACGGCGTTCCTCGTCGAGTCCGACCGGCCCGGCTTCTCCCTCGCCGAACAGGTGCCCTCCATGGGGCTGCACGGGTTCAGCTTCGGGGAACTCGTCTTCGACAACTGCCGGGTGCCGGCCGCCAACCGGCTCGGCGAGGAGGGTGAGGGACTGGCCGTCGCCTACTCCTCGTCGGTCCTCTACGGCCGTCTCAACCTGACGGCGGTGTCCCTGGGCATCCACCAGGCGGTGTTCGAGGAGACCGCCCGGTACTGCGGCGAGACGCAGCGCTACGGAAAGCCGCTGGGGCACCTGCCCAACATCAAGATCGAGCTGGGGCGCATGCTGCAACGCCTCACCCTCGCGCGGCAGAGCGCCTATCTCGCCGCGCATCTGCTGGATCAGGGGCGGCCCTGCGACATCGAGCTGATGTCCGCGAAACTCTTCAACGTCGAGTCGTCCATCGAGTCCGCCCAGGCGTCCGTCAAGATGCACGCGGCCTGCGGCCTGTTCACCGACCGCCCGCTGGAGCGCTACCTGCGCGACGCCTTCCACATCTACGCCCCCGCCGGCACGTCGGAGATCCAGGGGCTGAGACTGGGCGAGTTCGCCCTCGGCGAGAACAAGGGCCAGTGGTCCGAACGCCTCGCCGACCTGGTCCGCACCCCACCGCCGGAATCGCGAGAGCCGGCACCGGACCCGGTCCCGGTCGGCGAACTGGTCTGA
- a CDS encoding GAF domain-containing protein produces the protein MNSPYSSYEPPLDRLLLTPEDPGGPQRAARLAQLGLADIPRAEFDAFARRLALELDAPYAMVNFVDDKRQFFAGLYTPDAGPVNIAQGLASESSMSREMRLDHGFCPHTVKRTAALVLDDVCDYPRFAGNPVVDEIGIRSYMGAPLVDTLAGINLGTICVVDTDSRTWGRQRLEIIKHMAQEMSDQIHAIASGH, from the coding sequence ATGAACAGCCCCTATTCCTCCTATGAGCCACCGCTCGACCGCCTGCTCCTCACCCCCGAGGATCCGGGCGGCCCGCAACGCGCCGCCAGGCTTGCCCAGTTGGGGCTCGCCGACATCCCCCGGGCGGAGTTCGACGCGTTCGCGCGCCGACTGGCCCTGGAGCTGGACGCGCCGTACGCGATGGTCAACTTCGTCGACGACAAGCGCCAGTTCTTCGCCGGGCTCTACACGCCGGACGCCGGACCCGTGAACATCGCGCAGGGGCTGGCGAGCGAGAGCTCGATGAGCCGGGAGATGCGCCTGGACCACGGCTTCTGCCCGCACACCGTCAAGCGGACCGCGGCGCTGGTGCTCGACGACGTCTGCGACTACCCGCGATTCGCGGGCAACCCGGTCGTGGACGAGATCGGCATCCGCTCCTACATGGGCGCGCCGCTGGTCGACACCCTGGCGGGGATCAACCTCGGTACGATCTGCGTCGTCGACACCGACTCCCGCACCTGGGGCCGGCAGCGGCTGGAGATCATCAAGCACATGGCCCAGGAGATGTCCGACCAGATCCACGCCATCGCCTCCGGCCACTGA
- a CDS encoding GTP-binding protein: MAYAHGSDPFPTALKILVAGGFGVGKTTFVGAVSEIAPLSTEEVITTASVRTDSLDGVEEKYTTTVAMDFGRITLDSEHVLYLFGTPGQERFWFMWDELSDGALGAVVLADTRRLDACFPAVDFFEVRGIPFVVGVNEFDGAYQYSVEEVRDAIGLKSNAPIVFCDARHCSSGTGVLVELVQHLLRMTPGVATYEPPVLR; encoded by the coding sequence ATGGCCTACGCGCACGGCTCTGACCCCTTCCCGACCGCCCTGAAGATCCTGGTGGCGGGAGGGTTCGGAGTGGGCAAGACGACCTTCGTGGGGGCGGTCAGCGAGATCGCTCCGCTGAGCACCGAGGAGGTCATCACCACGGCCAGTGTCCGCACCGACAGTCTCGACGGGGTGGAGGAGAAGTACACCACCACCGTGGCCATGGACTTCGGGCGGATCACTCTCGACTCGGAGCACGTCCTGTATCTGTTCGGCACCCCCGGGCAGGAACGGTTCTGGTTCATGTGGGACGAGTTGTCCGACGGGGCACTGGGCGCGGTGGTGCTCGCCGACACCCGCAGGCTCGACGCGTGCTTCCCCGCGGTGGACTTCTTCGAGGTGCGCGGCATCCCGTTCGTCGTGGGGGTGAACGAGTTCGACGGGGCGTACCAGTACTCCGTCGAGGAGGTACGCGACGCCATCGGCCTGAAGTCCAACGCGCCGATCGTGTTCTGCGACGCCCGGCACTGCAGCTCCGGTACGGGTGTGCTCGTCGAACTCGTGCAGCATCTGCTCCGCATGACACCCGGCGTGGCGACGTACGAGCCACCCGTGCTCCGTTGA
- a CDS encoding DUF742 domain-containing protein — MTDELFLDEEAGRLVRPFTVSNGRTRPSTSFDLLTLVMATGVRPVADLGPDHDLVLGLCLRPVPVVEVAARMNLPIAVTKVLLSDLVQHEALTARAPRAVEAASAANRNVLEAVLNGLRARL, encoded by the coding sequence ATGACGGACGAGCTGTTCCTGGACGAGGAGGCCGGACGGTTAGTCCGGCCGTTCACCGTCAGCAACGGGCGCACTCGACCCTCGACGTCGTTCGACCTGCTCACCCTGGTGATGGCCACCGGCGTCCGGCCGGTCGCCGACCTCGGCCCCGACCACGACCTGGTGCTCGGCCTGTGCCTCAGGCCGGTGCCGGTGGTCGAGGTCGCCGCGCGGATGAACCTCCCGATCGCCGTCACCAAAGTCCTGTTGTCCGACCTGGTGCAGCACGAGGCGCTCACCGCACGGGCGCCCCGTGCGGTCGAGGCGGCCTCCGCCGCCAACCGAAATGTTTTGGAGGCGGTGCTCAATGGCCTACGCGCACGGCTCTGA
- a CDS encoding roadblock/LC7 domain-containing protein, whose amino-acid sequence MVSDSHPTGQNIDWLLENLKKTVPGTRQVLLLSSDGLSKAHVDLSADDADRLAAISSGLNSLGRSFGHDRVLGNGGTVRQVIVELHNGILIVASAGHGAVLAVTADATTHTETLGYEMGMLIRAVQPFLATPARRPSAPSGAGM is encoded by the coding sequence ATGGTGAGCGATAGCCACCCCACCGGACAGAACATCGACTGGCTGCTGGAGAACCTCAAGAAGACCGTGCCCGGCACCCGGCAGGTGCTGCTGCTGTCGTCCGACGGCTTGAGCAAGGCACACGTCGACCTGAGCGCCGACGACGCCGACCGGCTGGCGGCGATATCCTCCGGGCTCAACTCCCTGGGCCGTTCCTTCGGTCACGACAGGGTGCTGGGCAACGGCGGCACCGTCCGGCAGGTCATCGTGGAACTGCACAACGGCATCCTCATCGTGGCCTCGGCGGGCCACGGCGCCGTGCTGGCGGTCACCGCGGACGCGACCACGCACACCGAGACGCTCGGCTACGAGATGGGCATGCTGATCCGGGCCGTGCAGCCGTTCCTCGCCACGCCGGCCCGCCGGCCCAGCGCGCCGTCCGGCGCGGGGATGTGA
- a CDS encoding ATP-binding protein: MTRLAVLPAAFMAGISTAVTGTVLRLQEGTADAATWGVLAGGAVLGCGCLAGAVMAARSRARSDAKRAEKLRQTITTGNWALDEDLTRLKRGESLLSRGFAYQASRAEDPYQKLEYEVTEAQHRAREALVWAASYFQSASDDNSDKVEVFVNLARRLQSLVHRTIRELDDLENQVEDPDLLRRIFGIDHLATRIRRHAENLAVLGGAISRRQWTNPVTLTEVLRSSIAEVEQYSRVKLVPPIEGTLRGHAVADVIHLLAELVENATMFSHPDTQILLRSRRVTAGIAIEVEDRGLGIPQEDQERINTLLADPARIDVAKLLADGRIGLFVVSSLARRHGIAVQLQGNIYGGVQAILVLPQGLLGEEEGQIPVQAPVQAPVQAPVRTPVQARPAAPHPGQPSGPAWDARSHATPPGAVPSHTGRPMAAPAAHAGPPAGVPQRSAAPVPPPAAGRHERAQPVSDVRSEYRPSSGYERPGAAPHGAGGPARPVLPKRRAMEHLAPELRQGPPPRPETHEQDLNFSPGLLAGINRGFGLAGATSDAIPVDDARWAPPRPQGEEPHHGER, from the coding sequence TTGACCCGCCTCGCCGTCCTCCCCGCCGCCTTCATGGCCGGAATATCCACCGCCGTCACGGGCACGGTCCTGCGGCTGCAGGAGGGCACCGCCGACGCCGCCACCTGGGGTGTGCTGGCGGGCGGCGCGGTCCTCGGGTGCGGCTGTCTGGCCGGTGCCGTGATGGCGGCCAGGTCACGGGCCAGGTCGGACGCGAAGCGGGCCGAGAAGCTGCGGCAGACCATCACGACCGGCAACTGGGCCCTCGACGAGGACCTGACCCGCCTCAAGCGGGGCGAGTCCCTGCTCTCGCGCGGCTTCGCCTACCAGGCGTCGCGCGCCGAGGACCCGTACCAGAAGCTGGAGTACGAGGTCACCGAGGCCCAGCACCGCGCCCGGGAGGCCCTCGTCTGGGCGGCGAGCTACTTCCAGTCCGCCTCCGACGACAACAGCGACAAGGTCGAGGTCTTCGTCAACCTGGCCCGCCGGCTGCAGTCGCTCGTCCACCGCACCATCCGTGAGCTGGACGATCTGGAGAACCAGGTCGAGGACCCGGACCTGCTCCGGCGCATCTTCGGCATCGACCACCTGGCGACCCGAATACGCCGGCACGCGGAGAACCTCGCGGTGCTCGGCGGCGCGATCTCCCGCCGCCAGTGGACCAACCCGGTGACCCTGACCGAGGTGCTGCGGTCCTCGATCGCCGAGGTCGAGCAGTACTCCCGCGTCAAGCTGGTGCCGCCGATCGAGGGCACCCTGCGCGGCCACGCGGTCGCCGACGTCATCCACCTGCTGGCCGAACTGGTCGAGAACGCCACCATGTTCTCCCACCCGGACACCCAGATCCTCCTGCGCTCCCGCCGGGTGACCGCCGGCATCGCCATCGAGGTCGAGGACCGCGGCCTCGGCATCCCCCAGGAGGACCAGGAGCGGATCAACACGCTGCTCGCCGACCCGGCCCGCATCGACGTCGCCAAGCTGCTCGCCGACGGCCGGATCGGACTGTTCGTGGTCTCCTCCCTGGCCCGCAGGCACGGCATCGCGGTCCAGCTGCAGGGCAACATCTACGGCGGCGTCCAGGCCATCCTGGTGCTCCCGCAGGGGCTGCTGGGCGAGGAGGAGGGGCAGATACCCGTCCAGGCGCCCGTGCAGGCGCCCGTCCAGGCGCCCGTGCGGACACCGGTCCAGGCGCGTCCGGCCGCACCGCACCCGGGGCAGCCGTCCGGGCCCGCCTGGGATGCCCGGTCCCACGCGACGCCGCCCGGCGCCGTACCGTCGCACACGGGTCGCCCGATGGCCGCCCCGGCCGCCCACGCCGGTCCCCCGGCCGGTGTGCCGCAGCGGTCGGCCGCCCCCGTGCCGCCCCCGGCGGCCGGCCGGCACGAGCGGGCGCAGCCCGTCTCCGACGTACGGTCCGAGTACCGGCCCTCGTCGGGCTACGAGCGGCCGGGCGCCGCCCCGCACGGGGCCGGTGGGCCCGCCCGGCCCGTACTGCCCAAGCGCCGGGCGATGGAGCACCTGGCGCCCGAGCTGCGTCAGGGGCCCCCGCCGCGTCCCGAGACCCACGAGCAGGACCTCAACTTCAGTCCCGGCCTCCTGGCCGGTATCAACCGAGGCTTCGGTCTCGCCGGCGCGACCTCCGACGCGATCCCCGTCGACGACGCGCGCTGGGCCCCGCCCCGACCGCAAGGAGAAGAACCCCACCATGGTGAGCGATAG
- a CDS encoding helix-turn-helix domain-containing protein, translated as MPAGSYSVEALTTEEVNPRERADFWAERIGSYQSRMGFRYAQSDDFCGETVRQRTDTYQLVKYRSDEIEYTRTMRQVRQDPDEDYRLLLPTSGEIVLRQDGGEARLTPGTAALVTFAAPFQCLQSDAIDAFILTIPAREVDGRLNTRSPVASGLDLGSGLGRIVGSMLTGLHEEREHLTDPEFNAVTDRIVELVCMLTAGDDRPDAPGQLGEVETLVRRYVRDHAADPNLNGTAVARALGWSLRQIQLALQKAGTTPRELIREERLRLVRDRLLCTECEHMTITDLAYAAGFSSASALSTAFRRRYDVSPREMRQSIRQHNYT; from the coding sequence TTGCCCGCGGGAAGCTACAGCGTCGAGGCGCTGACCACCGAGGAGGTGAACCCGCGCGAGCGTGCCGACTTCTGGGCCGAGCGGATCGGCTCGTACCAGTCCCGGATGGGATTCAGGTACGCCCAGTCGGACGACTTCTGCGGCGAGACCGTCCGGCAGCGCACCGACACGTACCAGTTGGTGAAGTACCGCTCCGACGAGATCGAGTACACCCGCACGATGCGCCAGGTGCGCCAGGACCCGGACGAGGACTACCGGCTGCTGCTGCCGACGAGCGGCGAGATCGTCCTGCGGCAGGACGGCGGGGAGGCCAGGCTCACCCCGGGCACGGCCGCGCTGGTCACGTTCGCGGCGCCCTTCCAGTGCCTGCAGAGCGATGCCATCGACGCGTTCATCCTGACCATCCCGGCCCGCGAGGTGGACGGGCGGCTGAACACCAGGTCACCGGTCGCCAGCGGCCTGGACCTCGGATCCGGCCTCGGCCGGATCGTCGGCTCGATGCTGACCGGACTGCACGAGGAGCGGGAGCACCTCACCGACCCGGAGTTCAACGCCGTCACCGACCGGATCGTGGAGCTGGTGTGCATGCTCACCGCCGGCGACGACCGTCCGGACGCCCCCGGGCAGTTGGGCGAGGTGGAGACCCTGGTCCGCCGCTATGTGCGCGACCACGCGGCCGACCCGAACCTCAATGGGACGGCGGTGGCGCGTGCGCTCGGCTGGTCGCTGCGTCAGATCCAACTGGCCCTGCAGAAGGCGGGGACCACACCCCGGGAGCTGATCCGTGAGGAGCGGCTGCGTCTGGTCCGGGACCGTCTGCTGTGTACGGAGTGCGAGCACATGACGATCACGGATCTCGCCTACGCCGCCGGTTTCTCGTCCGCGAGCGCCCTCAGCACGGCCTTCCGCCGACGCTACGACGTGAGCCCACGGGAGATGCGTCAGAGCATACGGCAGCACAACTACACATGA
- a CDS encoding ATP-binding protein: protein MTEPIPQAVTWALAAALLTTAVLLLRQRGITRRQRRRNAVLADDVRVRQEELRHLLTVRLPALADHSGRPGPAVGPLDGRLAETEFGQSLDEVLTRFSGAVEHARTRADQSAKAALKASMRSIQALANEQQVSISEMQDRHDDPDVLRDLLEVDHTNAQFARRAQAIAVLCGSWPGRQRATSPLVEVVRGATSRIRDYRRVRVHGQADIAVESRAVEPVVLAVAELLDNAARHSRPDTRVEVDVQHVHNGACVVIDDAGVGMDAQAVRRATELLDGHGEVDVTRLGDPPQFGFAVIGMLARRYGFTVSVDTRSPYGGVRAVAFLPTALLTHPEPAAPEPPVGLTSGTEPAPRATRSAHAPETAPADTTEGGLPRRRRRTPRRTAAPEPLPEHATAEEIPGRSPEENARVMGAFARGTRFGRAAGRILDEDEYAPDPAADTGRPTPHENEGTPRA from the coding sequence ATGACCGAACCGATACCGCAGGCGGTGACCTGGGCGCTCGCAGCCGCTCTCCTCACCACCGCCGTGCTCCTGCTGCGCCAGCGGGGCATCACCCGGCGGCAGCGCCGGAGGAACGCCGTCCTGGCCGACGACGTGCGGGTCCGCCAGGAGGAGCTGCGTCATCTCCTCACGGTCCGTCTGCCGGCCCTCGCCGACCACTCCGGCCGGCCCGGCCCGGCCGTGGGACCGCTCGACGGGCGGCTCGCCGAGACGGAGTTCGGCCAGAGCCTCGACGAGGTGCTGACCCGCTTCTCGGGGGCCGTCGAGCACGCGCGGACCCGTGCCGACCAGTCCGCCAAGGCCGCCCTGAAGGCCTCCATGCGCTCGATCCAGGCCCTCGCCAACGAACAGCAGGTCTCCATCTCCGAGATGCAGGACCGGCACGACGACCCCGACGTGCTGCGCGACCTCCTCGAAGTCGACCACACCAACGCCCAGTTCGCCCGCCGCGCCCAGGCCATCGCCGTACTCTGCGGTTCCTGGCCGGGACGGCAGCGCGCCACCTCCCCGCTCGTCGAGGTCGTCCGCGGCGCCACCTCCCGCATCCGTGACTACCGGCGCGTGCGCGTCCACGGCCAGGCCGACATCGCCGTGGAGAGCCGCGCCGTCGAACCGGTCGTCCTCGCCGTCGCCGAACTGCTCGACAACGCCGCTCGGCACTCCCGGCCCGACACCAGGGTCGAGGTCGACGTCCAGCACGTGCACAACGGCGCGTGCGTCGTCATCGACGACGCGGGCGTCGGCATGGACGCCCAGGCCGTACGACGCGCCACCGAGCTGCTCGACGGACACGGCGAGGTGGACGTCACGCGCCTCGGCGACCCGCCCCAGTTCGGCTTCGCCGTCATCGGGATGCTCGCCCGGCGCTACGGGTTCACCGTCTCCGTGGACACCCGCTCACCGTACGGCGGCGTCCGTGCCGTGGCGTTCCTGCCGACCGCGCTGCTCACCCACCCGGAGCCCGCCGCCCCGGAGCCGCCGGTCGGCCTGACATCCGGGACCGAGCCCGCCCCCCGCGCGACCCGCTCCGCCCACGCCCCCGAGACCGCCCCCGCGGACACCACCGAGGGCGGACTGCCCAGACGGCGCCGGCGCACCCCCCGGCGCACGGCCGCCCCCGAACCGCTGCCGGAGCACGCGACGGCCGAGGAGATCCCCGGCCGCTCACCCGAGGAGAACGCCCGCGTCATGGGCGCCTTCGCCCGCGGCACCCGCTTCGGCCGGGCGGCGGGACGCATCCTCGACGAGGACGAGTACGCCCCCGACCCCGCCGCGGACACCGGGCGGCCCACCCCCCACGAGAACGAAGGGACCCCCCGCGCATGA
- a CDS encoding roadblock/LC7 domain-containing protein: MIEPTTNELGWMLDDVLKVPEARHAILLSADGMLRAHSADIGRDDAERLAAGLSGLQSISRSTAEFCGPSESPWRQTLIEFGHGYVFLVAAGEGAYLAVSTGDEVDMESVTYRMHKLVDRLGRQLSSPARLDTGSRA, translated from the coding sequence ATGATCGAGCCCACGACCAACGAGCTGGGCTGGATGCTCGACGACGTGCTGAAGGTCCCCGAGGCCCGCCACGCCATCCTGCTCTCCGCCGACGGCATGCTCCGCGCCCATTCCGCCGACATCGGCCGCGACGACGCCGAGCGGCTCGCGGCCGGGCTCTCCGGGCTGCAGTCGATCAGCCGCAGCACCGCCGAGTTCTGCGGCCCGTCGGAGAGTCCCTGGCGGCAGACCCTGATCGAGTTCGGGCACGGCTACGTCTTCCTGGTCGCGGCCGGCGAGGGCGCCTACCTCGCGGTGTCCACCGGCGACGAGGTCGACATGGAGTCGGTGACGTACCGCATGCACAAGCTCGTCGACCGGCTCGGCAGGCAGCTGTCCAGCCCGGCGAGGCTGGACACGGGCAGCAGGGCATGA
- a CDS encoding DUF742 domain-containing protein: protein MTPRRPAGRLVRSYVVTGGRSHPTRNTLDLVTLLIATGDLPLAGLTPEKRRVAELCRPGALSLAEVAGLLSLPVSVTKVLVADLMDSGHLVTRAPVPAARPSDAGILQEVLDGLRARL, encoded by the coding sequence ATGACGCCCCGCCGGCCCGCGGGACGTCTGGTGCGGTCGTACGTCGTCACCGGCGGCCGCTCCCATCCGACCCGCAACACCCTCGACCTGGTCACCCTGCTGATCGCCACCGGCGACCTGCCGCTCGCCGGTCTCACCCCGGAGAAGCGCCGGGTGGCGGAGCTGTGCCGCCCCGGCGCGCTCTCCCTCGCCGAGGTCGCCGGCCTGCTGTCCCTCCCGGTCAGCGTGACCAAGGTGCTGGTCGCCGACCTCATGGACAGCGGCCACCTCGTCACCCGCGCCCCGGTCCCGGCCGCCCGGCCGTCCGACGCCGGCATCCTCCAGGAGGTCCTCGATGGGCTCCGCGCCCGCCTCTGA
- a CDS encoding GTP-binding protein gives MGSAPASDHVHLRPTVRTAAKLLVVGHFAVGKSTFVGTLSEIRPLRTEEVLTEAGALIDDLAGTRDKSTTTVAMDFGRLTLDDSLVLYLFGAPGQQRFTRLWQDMTRGALGALVLADTRRLSHSFEVMGVLEDLGLPYAVAVNDFDGAPVHGLDEVREALDLLDETPLVRCDARDPDSSTRALIALVEYLLSRDTETEPEPA, from the coding sequence ATGGGCTCCGCGCCCGCCTCTGACCACGTCCATCTGCGGCCGACGGTGCGGACGGCGGCCAAACTGCTCGTCGTCGGTCACTTCGCGGTCGGCAAGTCCACGTTCGTCGGCACGCTCTCCGAGATCCGGCCGCTGCGCACCGAGGAGGTCCTGACCGAGGCGGGCGCCCTGATCGACGACCTGGCCGGCACCCGTGACAAGAGCACCACCACGGTCGCCATGGACTTCGGCCGGCTCACGCTCGACGACTCCCTCGTGCTGTACCTGTTCGGCGCGCCCGGCCAGCAGCGCTTCACCAGGCTCTGGCAGGACATGACCCGCGGCGCGCTCGGCGCGCTCGTCCTCGCCGACACCCGGCGGCTGTCCCACTCCTTCGAGGTGATGGGCGTCCTGGAGGACCTGGGGCTGCCGTACGCCGTCGCCGTCAACGACTTCGACGGCGCTCCCGTGCACGGGCTGGACGAGGTGCGTGAGGCGCTCGACCTGCTCGACGAGACCCCGCTGGTGCGCTGCGACGCCCGTGACCCGGACTCCTCCACCCGGGCCCTGATCGCCCTCGTCGAGTACCTGCTCAGCCGCGACACCGAGACCGAACCGGAGCCCGCGTGA
- a CDS encoding cytochrome P450, which yields MYGPEFAADPAAFYRRARAHGPTAPVELAPGVRATLVTSYDAALHVLRGTETFAKDARRWNDLADGTVPADSPVVPMMMYRPNALFSDGEEHRRLRGAITDSLARVEPHTLRGYVERSADTLIDRLAPTGGADLLGEYAQVLPLLVFNHLFGCPAELGVKLVEGMSAIFDGVDAERADALLTATLLELVTLKRKRPGPDVTSWLTLHPARLTDEEMIHTLVVLMGAGTEPQQNLIANALRLLLSDDRFAGDLSGGSLPVDDALDEVLWTDPPMANYAVHYPKRDVLHEGALLRAGDPLVVSLAAANTDPALGNDRRKGNRAHLAWSAGPHNCPARSEARLIASVAVEKLLDRLPDVELAVPADELEWRPGPFHRALSALPVTFPPTPVLTTAAPPPTRPAPDPNAPAPRPPAPTHPPSGWTRLLSWWRGE from the coding sequence ATGTACGGGCCGGAGTTCGCCGCCGACCCGGCCGCGTTCTACCGGCGGGCGCGCGCCCACGGACCCACCGCACCCGTCGAACTGGCCCCCGGTGTCCGGGCCACCCTCGTCACCTCCTACGACGCCGCGCTGCACGTGCTGCGCGGCACGGAGACGTTCGCCAAGGACGCGCGCCGCTGGAACGACCTCGCCGACGGCACGGTCCCCGCGGACAGCCCCGTCGTCCCGATGATGATGTACCGGCCCAACGCCCTGTTCTCCGACGGCGAGGAGCACCGGCGGCTGCGCGGCGCCATCACCGACAGCCTCGCCCGGGTCGAGCCCCACACCCTGCGCGGTTACGTCGAGCGCAGCGCCGACACCCTCATCGACCGGCTCGCGCCCACCGGCGGCGCCGACCTCCTCGGCGAGTACGCCCAGGTCCTGCCCCTGCTCGTCTTCAACCACCTCTTCGGCTGCCCGGCCGAGCTGGGGGTCAAGCTGGTCGAGGGCATGTCCGCGATCTTCGACGGGGTGGACGCCGAGCGGGCCGACGCGCTGCTCACCGCCACGCTCCTGGAGCTGGTCACGCTGAAGCGGAAGCGGCCGGGACCGGACGTGACCTCGTGGCTCACGCTGCATCCGGCGCGGCTCACGGACGAGGAGATGATCCACACCCTCGTCGTCCTCATGGGCGCGGGCACCGAACCCCAGCAGAACCTCATCGCCAACGCCCTGCGTCTGCTGCTGTCCGACGACCGCTTCGCCGGTGACCTGTCCGGTGGCAGCCTCCCCGTCGACGACGCGCTCGACGAGGTGCTGTGGACCGACCCGCCGATGGCCAACTACGCCGTGCACTACCCGAAGCGGGACGTGCTCCACGAGGGCGCGCTGCTGAGGGCCGGAGACCCGCTCGTCGTCTCCCTGGCCGCCGCCAACACCGACCCGGCCCTGGGCAACGACCGGCGGAAGGGCAACCGGGCCCACCTGGCGTGGAGCGCGGGCCCGCACAACTGCCCCGCCCGGAGCGAGGCCCGGCTGATCGCCTCGGTGGCGGTCGAAAAGCTCCTCGACCGCCTGCCGGACGTCGAACTCGCCGTACCCGCAGATGAGTTGGAGTGGCGCCCGGGCCCCTTCCACCGCGCCCTGTCCGCGCTCCCGGTGACCTTCCCGCCCACACCGGTACTCACCACCGCCGCTCCTCCCCCCACTCGCCCCGCGCCGGACCCGAACGCCCCCGCCCCCCGGCCCCCGGCTCCCACCCACCCACCGAGCGGCTGGACCCGACTGCTGTCCTGGTGGCGCGGGGAGTAG